A window of Rhodohalobacter sp. 614A genomic DNA:
CCTAAAGGCGAGTTGTTTGAAGGACGGTATGACAACACCGGAATCGCACGAAAGATGTTTGAGGTTTGGGGCAAAACCATTGAGGAACAACCTGAATAATTATGGTTGTGTATGAACATTCATGAATAAAATTCTCCAATTTAAAAAAGCTCTTTCTCAGTCCTTGTGATGTTTTTTGCAAATGTTCTGAAGTCAAGAACAGAAATTGCCGCAAAGATTGAGAATGAGCTGGAGAATTGCATAAATGGTTGGAATCAGAGAGTTATTCGTAATGAAGAGAGACCCTGAGGAACTTACGTTTAACGGGGGATGAATTTAGCGTAAATCACCCATCCGGAAGGGAAGTTGTCACGCGAGTCAGTCTTTGGCGAACAGCCGGAACGGTTGAGGAATGGATCTGTATTTTTAAACCGGTTTCTAAAATCAAAAAAAAATCAGTATTAAGAGGGTGTAGTTCTGCCAAACATGTCCACTTAACCTGCTGAGCCGATGGCTGTTCTCTACCTTGTTCTTTCTATAGTGCTGATTATTCTGTTGACGGCACGGTACAAAATACATCCATTTATTGTGTTGTTTTTGGTGGCACTTTTCTACGGAATTTGTGTCGGTATGCCGTTCGATGAAATCATCACTTCAGTAAACGAAGGCTTTGGAAATACGCTGGGCGGAATTGGCCTTTTGATCGTTTTTGGTGTGATTGTCGGTGCTTTTCTGGAACACTCCGGCGGAGCTTATAAAATTGCAGAAAAAGTATTGCAGTGGACGGGCCCAAAACGTGTCCCCACAGCAATGGGAATCATTGGCTGGTTTGTTTCAATTCCCGTATTTGCCGACAGCGGTTTCATTCTCCTTTCACCGCTGAACAAAAGTCTTTCAAAAAGGGCCAAAATTACGCTTTCCGGTTCAGCCGTGGCCCTCGCTCTTGGATTGACAGCATCCCACACACTTGTACCGCCCACTCCGGGACCGATTGCCGCCGCCGGTATTTTAGATGCCGATTTAGGACTGGTCATGTTGTTGGGTGTGCCAATCAGTGCCGTCGCATTATTGGCGGGATTGATTTATGCCAATAAATATGTAGCCAAAACCTACATCGATCCGATTCCCGAAGTGGATGAGATTGAAATTAAAAAGCGTCTTCAGAAAGCGCCCGGCGCTGTGAAATCTTCATTGCCTGTTTTTGTCCCGATAATTCTCATTGTGCTTCAGTCTGTTATTAATATGTTTGAAGTGGCTCCCGGGAATGTTTTTATAGAGATTCTTCTGTTTTTAGGTGAGCCGATGATTGCCCTCCTCATCGGAATGTTTCTCGCTTTTCTGTTACCCAAAAAGCTGGAACGAAGCATGCTTTCAACAGACGGATGGGTAGGTGATGCGCTAAAAAATGCGGCCTCTATTATTTTGATTACCGGTGCCGGTGGAATCTTCGGGAAAGTGCTTCAAAATTCAGACATTGCGGCTATACTTGGGTCCGCTCTTTCTGATATCAATCTGAGTATCTGGCTGCCGTTCCTGATTGCGGCTTCCATCAAAACTGCGCAAGGGTCATCAACCGTTGCATTAATTACTGCTGCATCTATTTTAACCCCGATGATGGGCACCCTGGGCTTCGACACGGAACTGGAAAAAGCGATGGTGGTTATTGCGATCGGAGCCGGTTCGTCTGTCTTCTCTCATGCGAACGACAGTTTTTTCTGGGTCATGACCCAACTCTCGGGTATGGATACCAAAATGGGATATCGGCTTTTCAGTTTGGGAACATTTGTTTTAGGAATAACTGCGGTAATCACATTGTTTTTATTATACTTAATCATCGTTTAAATACAGTTAACAAAGAATGATTATGATTGAAGTACACAGATCTGCCAGATAGAAAAAAATAAATCAAATTTTAAAATACGTATGATCAGAAAAATCACATTCCTACTTTTGTTTTCCTGTTTGAGCATTCCGGTTTTCTCTCAATCAAATCTGAAAACAGAAAACGTAATTCTCATTACACTCGATGGATTTAGATGGCAAGAACTCTACACCGGAATCGATGCGGGTTTGATGAATAATGAAGAGTATGTTGAAAATCAGGATCATCTGAAAGAACTCTATTGGGCAGAAAATCCGGAGTTGAGAAGGGAAAAACTGATGCCGTTTTTCTGGACAACCATTGCCAGAGAAGGACAATTGTATGGCAATCGAAATGCTGGGAACCATGTGAACGTAACTAACGGACTGTTTTTCTCCTATCCGGGGTATAATGAGATTCTTACCGGCTATGCGGATGAAAAAGTTGACAGCAATGATAAGATCTGGAACCCGAACAAAACGGTGTTGGAGTTTGTCAATGAACAGCCGGAATTTGCAGGAAAAGTTGCTGCTTTTGCATCATGGGATGTCTTTCCGTTTATCATCAACAGCCAAAGAAGCGGAATTCCCGTCAACGCCGGTTTTGAACCTGTTGAGGGCACAGAATTAACCGATCGCGAACGTTTTCTGAATGAATTAATCAGCGAAATTCCAAGTCCGTGGGGAACGGTTCGGCTCGATGCATTTACCCATCATTATGCACTCGAACACTTGAAAACCGACAAACCGCGGCTATTGTATGTCGCGTACGGTGAGACGGATGATTTTGCACACGATGGCGATTATGAAGCATATATCAAATCTGCGAATCAAACGGATCGGTTTATTCGGCAATTATGGGAATTTGTCCAGGAGGAAGAGCAGTATCGTGGAAAAACGACATTCATCATCACAACCGATCATGGACGTGGAACGGAACCGACAGACCAATGGCGGCATCATGGGGCGGATGTTGATGGCGCAGATGAAATTTGGATCGCCGCTATCGGTCCAGACACACCGGCACTTGGTGAACTCGGAGAGAGCGGTCAGCTTTATCAAAATCAAATTGCAAAAACGGTTGCAGAGCTTCTCGGGCTAAATTATCAAAACAAAGTGGTGGTCGGGGATGCGATTAATACAATCATACAGAATAGCAATTAAATCATACAAAAAGGCCGTATGGAGTCGCTTCTTCGTCTGTTTATTATTTTATTTAAAGGTGAACGAAAATCCGCATGAATGAAAATTTATAAAACCAAAAGGGGTGTGGTTATTGAAAACGATGCATCCTTTTATCTGCTGAAAAATGAAGATTGGGATACGTTCATCAACGATGACCATCTCTCCGAAAAAGCAACAGAGAAAATTTCTTCCCTGGAATCCATTGCAAACGGTGATGATTTTATTACGGATAAACTGATGGCCCCAATCGGAAACCAGGAAATCTGGGCAAGCGGAGTAACCTATTACAACAGCAAATTGGGGCGTCAGGAAGAATCGAAAGAAGCCGGTGGCGGTGATTTTTATGCCCGGGTGTACGTGGCCGACAGGCCTGAACTTTTTTTCAAATCCACCGGGTATCGATGTGTCGGCTCCGGTGAAAACGTTAGAATTCGGAAGGATTCAACCTGGGATGTGCCGGAACCGGAACTTACATTGTGCATTACATCCAGCGGAAAAATTGTGGGGTATACTATCGGCAATGATATGAGTTCGAGGAGCATCGAAGGAGAAAATCCGCTTTATCTTCCCCAGGCAAAAACTTACGATGGTTCGGCGGCAATTGGTCCTTGCATTTACGTGACGAAAAAACCTCTTCCATCCGACACCACCATCACATTAGAAATTAACAGAAACGGCAAAACTGTTTTTGAAGGTTCAATTGAAATCAACCAAATCAAACGGGATTTTAATGACCTTGTGTCGTATCTCTATCGTGAATGTTCATTTCCGAATGGCAGTTTTTTAATGACCGGCACCGGGATTGTCCCCGGCAAAGATTTTACGCTGCAAGAGAATGATGACATTCAAATTACTATTCCACTCATAGGAACCTTAGTCAATAAAGTTACATCTTAATATGAAGTTAACCGGAGAAAATTTTATCGGTAATAAGCGATCCAGTCAGGGCAATGAACGGTTTCAGGCTGTGAATCCTGCCACAAAAGAATTGTTAGAACCTCTTTTCCCTGAAGCAACACAAAATGAAGTGAACGAAGCCGTTGAACGTGCGGCTGATACTTTCACGGAATACAGCAAAAAAAGTGGAGAGGAAAAGGCAGAGTTTCTTGAAACCATCGGGGACGAGATTATGGCTTTGGGTGATAATTTGATTGAACGATGTATGAAAGAATCCGGTCTGCCGGAAGGTAGACTGACCGGCGAACGCGGTCGGACCGTCAGCCAGCTAAAACTATTTGCCGATGTAGTTCGGGAAGGTTCCTGGGTGGATGCCCGCATTGATACCGGGGAACCGGATGTGCGAAGCATGCGAAAAGCGTTGGGACCCGTCGGCGTATTTGGTGCCAGTAATTTTCCTCTCGCATTTTCTGTAGCGGGCGGCGATACCGCTTCGGCTTTAGCGGCGGGCTGCCCGATTGTTGTAAAGGCACATCCTTCGCATCCCGGAACCTGTGAATGGGTTGCCAAGGCCATTCAAATTGCTGTGGAAAAAACGGGAATGCCGGAAGGTGTTTTCTCAATGGTGCATGGAACATCGCATGAAGTTGGCCTGGCAATTGTCCGCCATCCGAAGATCAAAGCGGTTGGATTTACAGGATCATACGGCGGAGGTAAAGCTCTTTTTGATGAAGCCAATAAACGCGCTGAACCTATTCCTGTTTACGCAGAAATGGGAAGTACAAATCCCGTTTTTATTTTGCCCGGCGCATTAAAAGAGCGTAAAGAGAAAATTGCGGAAGACTTGGCCGGTTCCGTTTCGCTGGGAGTCGGACAGTTTTGTACCAATCCCGGATTGGTTTTTCATGAGGACTCCAATGATGCAAAATCCTTTCAAACGGAGTTGACAAATCACGTAGAAGAGATTTCAGCGGGAGTGATGCTGAATGAAGGAATCAAAAAGAACTATCAATCCGGCCTGTCAAAGCTTTCCGGGATTCAGGGAATTGAAGTGCTTGCGAAAGGGAAGGATGATGAAAATGGATTCCGGGGATCGGCGGCTGTTTTAAAGGCTCCGGCATCCGTCTATTTTGAAAACCAGGATGTGGAGGAAGAAGTTTTTGGGCCATCAACCGTTCTGATTTCATCATCCGGTAAAGAAGAAATACTGAATGCTGCGAAGAAATTAAGAGGCCATTTGACGGCGACCATTCACGGAACCGAAAAAGATCTCACAGAGTATTCCGAACTCATTGAAGTCCTTGAACAAAAAGTCGGACGAATCATTTTTAACGGATATCCAACAGGTGTTCGGGTTTGCTACGCCATGATCCACGGCGGACCATTTCCCGCCACAACCGACAGTAGAACAACCTCGGTTGGCACGAAAGCTATAGAACGTTTCTCAAGGCCGGTTTGCTACCAGGATTTACCAAGCACAGCTCTTCCTGATGAATTAAAGGATGATAATCCTTTGGAAATTTGGAGGTTGGTGGATGGAGAGTTTTTGAAGAATTCTGTAAGATAGATTTATACAATATTTTCGGATTCCAACTTAGCTTGAAAGGCTGTATAATGAAGGAATGAATTAATGTTAGATGACAACTAACCTGATCACGCACAGCCGTTTATAAATGGCAACCAGCAATTCAGCAACTCAACCTTCCGCATTTAACGACAAGCCGTACGCTTCCAAACGCATTGCCACGATTGACATTCTCCGGGCGCTCACCATGGTCCTCATGATTTTCGTGAACGATCTGTGGTCGCTGACTAATATCCCGGAATGGTTGGAACATGTGGCCCCCGGCGTGGATGGAATTGGGCTGGCTGACGTGGTTTTTCCGGCGTTTCTTTTTATCGTGGGTTTGTCTCTGCCGTATGCCATTCGTGCCCGCAGAAATAAAGGCGCTTCGGATTGGGAGCTTATCAAGCACATCCTGGTTCGTACGATTGCGTTACTTGTTATGGGCGTTTTTCTCGTCAATGGAGAAACTATCAATGAGGCCGCAACAGGTATCAGCCGCCATGGCTGGAATACCTTGAGCTGTCTCTCATTTATCCTCATCTGGAATGTTCATCGAAACGTCACCGAGTCAAAATTTTACAATCTTGGCAGGGTTCTTGGGGTAATTATTCTTGTGGTTCTGGCATTCATCTATCGGGGTGGAGGAGATGAGGAACTGGTCCGTTTCACTCCACAATGGTGGGGAATTCTAGGATTGATCGGGTGGGCGTATTTGGCAAGTTCACTTGTGTTGGTCTTCTCAAAAGACAACTTTAAATTCTTGTTTGGAGCGTGGATTTTCTTTGCTGTGCTAAGTATGATTTCAGATGCCGGGAATATTCCCGCATTTTTAACCTTTATCCCCGATGCCATTCTCGACGGAACGCTGACCGGCTTTACAATGGGGGGCGTTTTAACATCATGGGTATTCCAGCACTACCGCGAAAGAGGGGATGATAAAACCATGACAACCATATTTTTAATTGCGTCAGTGGTTCTGGTCATCTTGTCCGTGGTGACCCGCCCGTATTGGGGATTGATGAAACTTGGCGCTACACCCGCCTGGCTATTTCTGTGCAGTGCATTTACACTTCTTGCATTTGTCGC
This region includes:
- a CDS encoding heparan-alpha-glucosaminide N-acetyltransferase domain-containing protein codes for the protein MATSNSATQPSAFNDKPYASKRIATIDILRALTMVLMIFVNDLWSLTNIPEWLEHVAPGVDGIGLADVVFPAFLFIVGLSLPYAIRARRNKGASDWELIKHILVRTIALLVMGVFLVNGETINEAATGISRHGWNTLSCLSFILIWNVHRNVTESKFYNLGRVLGVIILVVLAFIYRGGGDEELVRFTPQWWGILGLIGWAYLASSLVLVFSKDNFKFLFGAWIFFAVLSMISDAGNIPAFLTFIPDAILDGTLTGFTMGGVLTSWVFQHYRERGDDKTMTTIFLIASVVLVILSVVTRPYWGLMKLGATPAWLFLCSAFTLLAFVAVYWIADVWGKAEWFRPVKPAGTDTLLTYLIPYFAYAFVVFTGLSLPDFFLNGMVGLIKSLAFAFFCVGITFLLNKSFVRLKL
- a CDS encoding aldehyde dehydrogenase (NADP(+)), which gives rise to MKLTGENFIGNKRSSQGNERFQAVNPATKELLEPLFPEATQNEVNEAVERAADTFTEYSKKSGEEKAEFLETIGDEIMALGDNLIERCMKESGLPEGRLTGERGRTVSQLKLFADVVREGSWVDARIDTGEPDVRSMRKALGPVGVFGASNFPLAFSVAGGDTASALAAGCPIVVKAHPSHPGTCEWVAKAIQIAVEKTGMPEGVFSMVHGTSHEVGLAIVRHPKIKAVGFTGSYGGGKALFDEANKRAEPIPVYAEMGSTNPVFILPGALKERKEKIAEDLAGSVSLGVGQFCTNPGLVFHEDSNDAKSFQTELTNHVEEISAGVMLNEGIKKNYQSGLSKLSGIQGIEVLAKGKDDENGFRGSAAVLKAPASVYFENQDVEEEVFGPSTVLISSSGKEEILNAAKKLRGHLTATIHGTEKDLTEYSELIEVLEQKVGRIIFNGYPTGVRVCYAMIHGGPFPATTDSRTTSVGTKAIERFSRPVCYQDLPSTALPDELKDDNPLEIWRLVDGEFLKNSVR
- a CDS encoding fumarylacetoacetate hydrolase family protein, coding for MKIYKTKRGVVIENDASFYLLKNEDWDTFINDDHLSEKATEKISSLESIANGDDFITDKLMAPIGNQEIWASGVTYYNSKLGRQEESKEAGGGDFYARVYVADRPELFFKSTGYRCVGSGENVRIRKDSTWDVPEPELTLCITSSGKIVGYTIGNDMSSRSIEGENPLYLPQAKTYDGSAAIGPCIYVTKKPLPSDTTITLEINRNGKTVFEGSIEINQIKRDFNDLVSYLYRECSFPNGSFLMTGTGIVPGKDFTLQENDDIQITIPLIGTLVNKVTS
- a CDS encoding alkaline phosphatase family protein, which codes for MIRKITFLLLFSCLSIPVFSQSNLKTENVILITLDGFRWQELYTGIDAGLMNNEEYVENQDHLKELYWAENPELRREKLMPFFWTTIAREGQLYGNRNAGNHVNVTNGLFFSYPGYNEILTGYADEKVDSNDKIWNPNKTVLEFVNEQPEFAGKVAAFASWDVFPFIINSQRSGIPVNAGFEPVEGTELTDRERFLNELISEIPSPWGTVRLDAFTHHYALEHLKTDKPRLLYVAYGETDDFAHDGDYEAYIKSANQTDRFIRQLWEFVQEEEQYRGKTTFIITTDHGRGTEPTDQWRHHGADVDGADEIWIAAIGPDTPALGELGESGQLYQNQIAKTVAELLGLNYQNKVVVGDAINTIIQNSN
- a CDS encoding GntP family permease, with the protein product MAVLYLVLSIVLIILLTARYKIHPFIVLFLVALFYGICVGMPFDEIITSVNEGFGNTLGGIGLLIVFGVIVGAFLEHSGGAYKIAEKVLQWTGPKRVPTAMGIIGWFVSIPVFADSGFILLSPLNKSLSKRAKITLSGSAVALALGLTASHTLVPPTPGPIAAAGILDADLGLVMLLGVPISAVALLAGLIYANKYVAKTYIDPIPEVDEIEIKKRLQKAPGAVKSSLPVFVPIILIVLQSVINMFEVAPGNVFIEILLFLGEPMIALLIGMFLAFLLPKKLERSMLSTDGWVGDALKNAASIILITGAGGIFGKVLQNSDIAAILGSALSDINLSIWLPFLIAASIKTAQGSSTVALITAASILTPMMGTLGFDTELEKAMVVIAIGAGSSVFSHANDSFFWVMTQLSGMDTKMGYRLFSLGTFVLGITAVITLFLLYLIIV